In Oryzias latipes chromosome 19, ASM223467v1, the genomic stretch GGGCCTCCCTGTCCTAAGACCCAGGCAGGCCTCCGAAACCTCCACCAGTCCGGATTCACCCTGGCAGGTACGGCGTCTGCCGGTTTAGATCCACCCATCGCCGTGACGTTTGCCTTTGATCGTCCACGTTCTCCTCTTCTGATTATGCCCAGGATCTCAGATTGACGACCACATACCGCGCCGCTCCGCTCAGAGGATCGTGGCGCCCCCTGGAGGACGATCCAACATTACATCATTAtcttaaaatgggaaaaacGAAATCGTCTCAGTCCGACGACCACTTTCTGATCGACGAGTTCTTCATCCTGGTCCTTCATTCACTTTAGtcttaatttcccatcatccttcagAGGTCTGTACTCGTTTCTGTCCTCCAGCTGACACCTCCTAACAGGAGAGTTCTGGCTCCCTCTCTGAAGCGGCAGCTCATCTGAAGGGAAGGAGCCCTCAAAACCCGCTTCTAATCCCAAACGATAACGTGTTCTGCAGTCGGACAGCATCGGTCACTAACATCTACAACTGTGTGGAGCCAAACATACAGAACCAGAAGAACCCCTTAGAGATTTACGATGTCCGGCTGTAGGAACATCCGTACAGATTCAAACCCACGAACACAGCAATTCTAGTGTTCTTGCGTCTGGTTCTTTTATTCTAATGTCATCACGCGATGTTCACGCCGAGCTCTGCAAGGCGCGTTCCACTTCCATTGAAATACCGAAGTAAACGCGCGTATATTTAAAACTCACGTGTCGCTGCGCAGGTCTTTAAGAGCGTTTTCAGGCTCCTCCTACAAAACGCATGGCCATGGACATGGCAGAAAACTCGGATTGGACAGTGACgtaccgtttgaaaattgatcaattgATGAGTAACTGCGGTTTGTGCCGGACCAGAATTCCACGACTTTCACCCTCCTCCCTCCCGTTGTTGCCACGTCAACCATTTGCCTTTGATACGCTCCCATCATGTCGTTTCATAGCAGACAAGCACAAACTCAGCTTCTGAACGGAGATGTGCTGATCCGAAGGTTCTGTTGGTGTTCATGGTAGAACCCTTTCTTTTAAAGGTTGACTCTGAATGTTATGAATGTTTTCTGGAATGCATCAACGTCTGACCCTGAAGCTTCATCCTTCTTCACCTGCTAATCTCTACAGACCATAGTCTTCACTTCCTTAGATTCTCTAACAGTAGCAGAGCTGTAGGCCGGTCGTGTAGCACCAGTACACCCCCCATACTGGCTTTACTGGGTACTTTTgaactgctgctgttttttttctggatattttcagctgtttttagaTCAAATGTGCTCTTAGTTCCAGAATTCTGCTGAATTTCACTCCGATTCGATCGTCCTTAGACCTTATGTCCTCTGACGGTGAATGGTGCTAACAGATAGACGGACCTATCAAAGCCTCTTATGCAGCGGTTTGACTCCGCCCCCAGAGGTGTGCTACATCAAGCTGCCGTCTGCTCTTATCATGCTAACATGCTGCGGGTCACTGCACATCCTCAGTGGTGTGCTGGCCAACGCGGTGAAGGGCTTTCACTTTTACTGACACGGTGATTCGGTTTAAAGTGCACTAACTGATTCCGACACACTGGGGGCGCTGTTTGGCATCCTTAACCGTCTATGACTGAAATCAGGCGGTAACCACCAACACAGCCTCCAGCGACGGGATCCGCCCTGTGATGTCACAGCACCATCCCACCGCCAGGCCGAGACTTTTagtttttcaatgatttgtaaagtattcatgatcattttgtattttttacactttttgtaTCCTGCTTGTATAAAGAAACAGTGTTAGCGTCGTCGTTAGCGTCACTGTATCAAAGATGGGTGTGGCGAAGAAGACGCCGCCTGGAGGTGCAGTTCCCCACATGACCACTAGTTGCACCATGTAGTTACTGAAAACAGTGGCGTGACCATTTGACTGTGGCGTGTTTAAGCTGAACTAGCGTGTCTAAAGGTTAAGGAGGGGGCGTGGCTTCCTATGTAAATTCATAATGCGGCAGATATGGATAAATGTTAGCGGATGACTTTTGATTTGCCTTAAATGTAAATTTCAACtgaaatttaaagagaaaagagaagcGGCTAACTTTCACGTTTGCAAATGCGTAACACCCACTATTGTGTGGAGCTCATGGAGTTTCTCTTTGCACTCCGCTTTGCAGAAATAATTTAGAATCTCTCTAAACTAAAatgttgtagattttttttaaacattttgataaaaattatggttttaaatgtataattgtTGAGCTGGGTGTTGTTTAAACCAAAGCAACACATTCGgcatctgtttctgttttgaatCTCTTTACAGTCGGCTTCACTAAGCTgtgaccccccccacacacacacacacactagtaTTAACCCTTTGGCCTCCCCAGCAAAAATGAGCCTCTGAAGAGTCAAAAGACTCTGAACTGAAACGGCGGATTGGTCCTCAGTTCTTTGGTCGCCGTGACAACGTCCATCTTTGGTACCGTCAGCGGGTGTTGTCGTTCATAGATtgtggtttttggtgtttgtgcaGCTCACAGCAGCCATGTTAGTGTCTAACTCTGAAGACGAAGGCCGAATAACAGAGGAGGAAAAGGTCACTGAAGGTCACGTCGTCTTTTTCTCACATCTAGACTAATTCCACTCTAGCGGGTTAGCTCGGCTTAGCGCGGGTTAACTGTGTTAGCATTGGTAGAATTAACTCAGGTTATCTATTAGAGTTTAGCCCAACTCAGTTTCCAGTTAGCTTGTCCACTGCATCGGAATGGAACCGACATCTCTTGATGGTGGAGTTAGCTGGCGGGTTCACCAACATGGCGGCTGCGTTCTGATCCGTTTCTGGTCGTGTCTCCGTCCTCTCAGATGCATTGAAACCTTgaactgaagaaaaagaaaaaaaaaagtcctgcgTGCACGGTGACCACGCACTCACCCACGTGGAGGAGCATGGGGTGGGTTTCCATGGTAACCGTTGTTCCTGTGGTGAGAGTTGCATGAATAAAgtgaagagaaaaacaacagagtGAGACGTCTGTTCTTCCTAAACCACAGAAAAACAGCCTGatgatcttcatcttcatcttcaaacAGATCACTTAGCAAAAAGTGCTACactaaaagtttatttattacgtatacttgagtataagtatagtACACCTCCATGTATGTGTCGTGTAGGACgaatactaactgaatacttctttatACTAAATTGGAAGATTTAAGGTTTACAATATAGTGAATAAAAAGTAATCTGTCTCACTTTCAGCATGGACaaagtatacttgtagtactACTTTTTGTTGAGGCGTGACTTGAACTTTTTTTATCTACTTCTATCAACTACAGTCTTTAAATAATCACAATGGCCGGTGTGTTGGCATTAGGGGTACTTGAGATGTTTTTGGGGCTGCTCCAGCTTCCACTCCTGCTTTGTTCTGTAGGGGTTCAGGAGGAAGGCttcaccttcatcttcttcatcctTGTTTACATCTTCTGGATCTTTACTGCTCAGAATTCATGCAACAGATGTGATTTATTCATCTTTAGTTTGTCCAAAACCTTCACTATAaccaaagcttttattttacagGAAACTAACAGGtgaggcttttattgtgaaggtaaTAAAGGTGAAAGCGCGGAGGGATATCTTCAGACGATCCAAACCGGAACCTGCTGGACCACCGGGCGTCTTTTGCTATaattcttttgatttattgacgTAAACGATGGCGGAGGTGAGGTCTCCTGGACCGGTTCTGTTCGGCTGCTGAAGGGCGGGAAGCTCGGAGTTCACCTGAACCCGGAACTCCGGCACGTAAATCACTCCCGGCTCTTCGTTGTAGCAGCCGGCATGTTCCGCGTGTCTGCGCCTGGGCAGCGGCGTCTGTTGGCGGGTCTGAGCCTGGTCCTGGCCCGtctgtgctgctgctctgcGGCGGCTGCCAACGTCCCGAACATCGCCGTCTACTTCGGAACCAAGACCCGCTACGAGGAGGTGAACCGGCACCTCCTGCGCGACGTTCTGGCGGTAAACGCGTCCGTCCTGAAGCCCCCGCCGACCGAGCGCTGCTCTCCGGTCCATCTGACCGCCGTCATACGGCACGGCAGCCGGTACCCGACCGTGAAGAACGTCCGCAGGATCAACAGGCTGAGCGAACTGGTCCGGACCGAGGCTTCCCGAGCCCCGGGCGGCTGGCTGCTGGACCTCCAGAGCCGCTGGGAGACGTGGTACACCGAGGACATGGATGGTGAGACTCCGCAGTGGTGAATCTAGTCCCTCAGGTCAGAGGTTTCTATTGAAACTCAAATGATTCTTTTACTAAACCAGAGAAACGTTTACAAAAACGgaacatttatacattttaaccGAGTTATATTTCTGAATCAAATCCTTTTAATTTTCAATGTTGTTCCTATTTAACGTTTTACTTCTGATAGGAAACCGTTTATGGTCTCCGGATGTTCACGCGGATGATCAGGTCTGCCTCAggtgatgatgtgatgatgatggCTGACTCCTCCTACTCCCCAGGTCAGCTGGTGACGAAGGGCAGGGAGGAGCTCCAGCAGCTGGCGCGGCGTCTGGCCTCCTTGTTTCCGTCTCTGCTGTCGGAGGAGAacgtgaggaagaggagggtgagCTTCGTGAGCAGCTCCAAGCATCGCTGTGTGAGCAGCGTGGAGGCGTTTCAGGAGGGGCTGTGGCAGCACTGGGGTCCCAGCGGTGAGGCCGAGGGGCATTCTGGGAGATGCAGTTAGCGTGTCGGGCCGTTCCTCTGACGTTTGACGTGTTGGTAGGTGAGACTCCGGCCTACAGCCACCGGGTGGAGGACGAGCTGATGCGCTTCTTTGAGCGTTGCCGTGGTTTCGTGGAGGGTGTGGAGAACAACCGGACGGCGCTGCTGGAGGTGGAGAAGTTCAAACACGGGGAGCAGATGGAGGCCGTGAGGAGGAGGATTGCCGAGATGTTGGGACTCCCGTTCCATCGACTCACACCAGGTCAGACTACAACTCCCagcatgcatttctgagcagaCGCAGGCGTGTCAGAGCGTGGTGCTTTTACCTCTGGTACTGAGTTTTTGTCATTGTGGCGTCTGCAGACCTGCTGGAGGCGGCCTTCTTCTTGTGCTCGTACGAGCTGTCCATCAAGTCCCTCCACTCGCCGTGGTGCTTCCTGTTCAGCGAGACTGACGCCAAGGTGCGTTCACCTTCTCTGGCCCTGCTGGGGAGGTCGCGAcctttctcctttttaaaaatcagcCTAGAAATTTttgcaaatgaaaagaaaaagctaaaacatAATCTCTGGAAACATTTGATCGAATAAGAGGAATTGGTTCATCTCGACATCATCAGTCGCAGAAAAGTGAGACGTCAGCGGTTCTGGTCCTCCTGCAGGTTCTGGAGTACAAGTCGGACCTGAAGCAGTACTGGAAGCGCTCTCACGGTCACGCCATCAGCAGCCTGGCCAGCTGTCCTCTCTTCCACCATGTCTTCAGGACGCTGGACAAGGCGGGCCGTCCTCGCAGGTGGGCCTGAGGTCCTCCAGGTGGGCCTGAGGTCCTCCAGGTGGGCCTGAGGTCCTCCAGGTGGGTCCGAGTCCCTCCAGGTGGGTCTGAGGTCAGAATGAGTCTCTGTTGGTGTTCTCAGGTCCACAGAAGCGGCTCCAGAACCGGCCTCCATCCTGGTGGGACACGCCGAGACGCTGCTTCCCCTTCTTTCTCTGCTGGGGTTGTATAAGGACGAGACTCCGCCCACTGCCAGCAACTACCAATCACAGCATGGTAAGCGGAACGACGGTTACAGGAGTGTCCGTGATGAAGAATTGAAATCTGATCCAGGCTCAGCAGAATCTGCTGGAGCTTTCTGGATCAGAACCTGGGAATCCTCACTGACCCGCCCTGTTTTCACAGGCAGAACCTTCCGGACCAGCCGCATCGTCCCGTACGCCGCCAACCTGCTCTTCGTTCTTTACGACTGCCAGCGCGGGCCGCGCCTGCAGATGCTGCTGAACGAGACGCCGCTGAGGTTCCCCGACCTGCCGGAGGACGCGCCGCTGTACCGCGACGTCCGGGCCGCCTACCGCCACCTGCTGGACGGCTGCGACTTTCACACGGAGTGCGAGGGGAGAGCCGGCGGGCGCGGGCCCAGCACCGAGCTCTGACGCCAAAGAACCTGCTGACCAGGTGTTCAGCTCTGATCAGGCTCCGCCCCCCACGCTGAAGCAACGCCAACATCTGAGTTCAGCGGCGACTCTCAGGGTGTCATGCTGCTCCGTCCTGAACCGGGCAGGACAGGAAGaacactttcaaagtaaaagcctttATCGCAGGGATCaatgtttggtgtgaaggaaccGACGAGCCAAACGGCGCCGTGGTCCTGTGTTCTGCTGACCGACCTTCACACCGCGGGTTTGATTTCTGGGTTCATTCTTAGAGCTTTAAGGgtaatttattcttttattgttggTTTATTCTTTATCCAGGATTCGATGGAACCGCCGGCTTCTCTCATCAGGGTAACTTTGTGCCAAaatcattttcaaattaaagcttTACTTGATTCTTTCCGTTTTGTCAAGtttcacattaaaacaaacattggtTTGTTTCCTCCGTCAATAACTGATGATCTTTGCAGAATCAGCGGCTGGCAaacttgtttacatgtttatttacaGTGTAAACACTGAGTAAAAGATTTACACTTTTTACAGAAAACCAAACTTAAATAGGACCAACTCTTCAAAGGTGGAGCTTTTCTCCTTCCAGGGTTTCTGCCTTCAGCTGGATTTGGATCAATTCTACAGTTTTTAACGTTGACCTGTTTGGATCAGGACTAATCCAGAGTTCTGATGTTCATCCAGTCCACCTCTGGTCAATCCATCAATTTATTGATGAGGCCGACAGTTTAAGGTGATCTTCAGGGCTGGGGTGTCCCTACTGCAGCGGAGGATCATGGGTAACGGAGGTCTCAGCAGCAGGACGGTCAGTTTGTTCCCCTGGGGTGAAACGACTTCACAGGAAGTCGTCTTTGCACAAACAGGAAGCAGTGGCACATGCTTGACTTATTTACATCGTGGAGGCGGCGGTGGGCGGAGctggtcatgtgacctcagTCCAGAGCGGCGTGCAGCAGCATGCCCTGAACCCCCGCAGACTTGGACCTCTTCATCTTCTCGATGGCCTTCTGCAGGTCGCTCTGCTGGATGGGTCGGATGTAGTCCTCACTGCGGGACGACAGCAGCCAATGAGAGTCAGGGACCACTGAGGGAGGGGGTTCTGCAGAACTGTTCGACAGGAACCGCTGAGGGAGGGGCTGTTCTATGACAAAAATCAACTGGGGGGTATTTGTGTCTGCTGTGCACCTGCTAACAATTTCAATGTAGACACAGAAAcctctgaatgtgtgtgtgggtgagtgtgcacgtgggtGAGTGCACGTGCGTGCTTGGCCTGACCTCTCGCTCTGGTTGTGGACGAAGTCTCGGACGCACAGCAGCGCGGCGTCGCGACACATTTCTCTGAGGTCACTTCCTGAGAAACCGTCCGTCTCCTTGGCGACATCCAGAAGGTTGACCTGAGAGTCCACCTGAGAGCGGGGGTGGGGTGGAGGAGTAATATGACATAAAACGGCGTAAACAAAAGCGGTTCCTCATCAGAAACTTCATCAGGATGAAGAACAAATGCTgtgcatgatgggaaaaagcCAAAAGGTGGCGTCCTGGACCGGGCTggtggtttgtgtgtgtgcaggtgaaCTCACGCCCTCGTCCTGCAGGATCAGCTCCAGGATCTTCTCCCGCTGCTTCGCGCTCTGCAGGAACAAACGCAGTCAGAACCGGTACCGGTCCAGCGGACGCGCCGCAGGCGGGGGATACGTACGGGCTGGTTGATGTGAAAGCGGGTCGGCATCCGCCGCAGGATGGCCGAGTCCAGGTCCTGGGGACGGTTGGTGGCCCCCATGATGatcacctgacacacacacacacacacagagctcaCAAAGCTGCCGCCACAGGCGCACAAACCCATGGCGGGCGCGTACCTGGCAGTAGTGGTCCGTGTCCAGCCCGTCCCACAGACTCATGAACTGGGCCTTCATCATGGCCGTGGCCTCGTGGTCCGAGCTGGAGCGGCTCCTCAGGAAGGAGTCTGTTCAAACACAAACATTCCCACAGTGACGCCTGCAGGCTGAACGCTCTGAGGGGACGGAATCGAACCCTTTCCTCCACTGAACGTGTTTGTGACGCgtttaaaaggtgaaaaacagaaactgatCCGCTTCACACAGTCAGGGTCGACTGAAGGAGACGGAGCTCCAGGATGTGGAGGCATTCTGTCTCTGCACCACCAGAACccagtttggtttgttttaccGCCAGTAGGTCAGAGCCGGTCCTGGTTCTGTTCTTAACCTTAACGGACAGAACTTCCAGGTGCATCCAGTGGCCGGAGGCGGTCCGGTTATTGGATGATGCCTTTCTCTCCGCGGGTACGAGGAGAGCTCTTGCCCCAGGGGGAGGAGTTAAAACATCCTGGGGTTTTATTCATGATTGATGGAAGGAGTGggtgtgtgcacgtgagtgtgCACGTGAGTGTGTGGGACAGTTTGGGGGGATTCTCAGGCTTGCAGCTAAAAAACCCATGGATGATGTTCTGCTCGTCTTCCTCACCGATCTCGTCGATGAAGATGATGGACGGCTGCAGCTTGACAGCCAATGAGAAGACGGCAGCCGCCAGCTTCTGTGACTCGCCGTACCACTTGTCCGTCAGCGTGCTCGGCTGCAGGTTGATGAAGCGAAACCCCGCCTCCTTGGCCGTTGCCTTGGCAATCAGCGTTTTGCCACATCCGGGCGGCCCGTAGAGGAGCACGCCTGCGACCGCGAAGACCAGGTGGTTAGGGTCAAGACTGGACACACAGACCAGGaaggtgacctctgacctttgggGGGCTGCAGGAGCCTGGACCCCTGGAACAGGTGTCTCTTTTGAACAGGTAAGATCACCGTCTCCTTCAGTTCTGTGATCACCTCGTCCAGACCGGCGATGTCCCTCCAGGTGATCTGCTGgcgggtcaaaggtcagagcaGGCGCCAGCTCACCTGCAGCGTGACGTGACGAGAACTTACCTGCATGCTGAGCGGGTCCACCAGGTGAGCGGCGATGCTCATCTCGTACTCCGACAGTTTCACGTTCTTCACGCCGATCTTGTCCATCAGTTTCTCTGCCTGTCGGACACACATCAGTTCTAGAGGTTCTGCATCTGCGCCGGAAGACGGTCACGCCAAAGCTCCGCCCCTCTACCTGTTTCTTGGCCTCCACCTTCTGCTTCCTGGTGGGGTCGATGGCGTCCACCATCCACTTGATGGTGAAGTAGGTGACGGCTCCAAATATGGTGAGGCGGAAGAGCAGGCCGATGACCTCGTTCCTGCCCAGCGGACGGGTGATGTTCTCAGTGGGGACCTCCCTCAGCACCATCTTCAGATGTGGAGGAGAACCTTCAGGTGAGGAGACAGAGGCACAGACGCGTCTGAGTCCAGTTCTGAGGTTGACCTTCCGGTCAGAACCAGAGCATATCAGCTGTTCCactgatgagaaaaaaactattaatttCAATGTGCTAATGTCCTCgattcttcaaaataaaagctgctggTCGGGATGACCATGAAAAAGGAGCAAACATGGATGTTTCCCGGCATGCTTGATGTCAGATCTGTGGACCATCTCTTTTAGTTTGACAGACATTTTAGTGAATTAATAATAAGATTATTCATCGCTTCTCACAGCTTGTTTTCACCCTTTGAGAGCTCGTGCGCAGCCCGGGAACCTCTCAGTCCTTCAATGATGAAACCGGAAGGAACCCGGTATTACTAGCTTCTTTAGCATTAGCTTAGCTTGACCTTCGGGTTCTGGTGATTTTTGGGCGTCATAATTAGGACAAACGTGGCAAATATTCCACGGGGAACATTCTAGTGACAGGTTCCGGTCCAGTCTGCTGAGAATGAGAGTGGAAGGGTGGTTTCGGTTCGGAAACGCGGAGCTCACCTGTACGTCTGTTCAGCTTCTGTCGTAACCGGCCGGTCTACTTCTTCTCCTCGTTCAGAAAACGCTCGCGGCGCTGAGCGCCACCTGGCGGCGTGGCGGATTAcggtgaaataataaaaaaatgttttagagatGCAAAACTGTAAAATTGATCATTTAAGATTTGAAGACTATGATTCCTTATGGTCCCTAAAttctttaaattaattaaaatattatttttgttcttaaCGTGTTTTATTTTGCACGGTAAAGTCCTCTTTGTTGGCTGTTTGCTGAATGAAAAGGACTTTAGAAAACAATTTTACTgccaaaaaagctttttagagCAATTTTAGATCAATCTTATCTTAAAGAGCTTGTTGGATATTCTCCTTCTCTCAGTCTGCGGCTGCAGATATCAACCTCTAATGGATGAAATGTAAACTGGCTCACCTTCCTCGCTGCAGaccatcctcttcctctttcaCATCCATTTATCTGTCGCTTTCTGACATCCTGAAGCACCTCAATCCAACAAGACTCCAAAAACCAGAAACCGGGTTAGACTTCAGTTTTACATCATTCATTGTTCATCGCCATTTCATCCGGTCCTGTTACCGATATCCTAAATGATTAGGATTACATTTGAAAAGTCAACATTATGTTTTCAACAAAGGACACTGAATGACACTTGTGACATGCCACTTGTGTGACGTCACAAAGACGAGCGGAGTTGAACACGTGTGATCAGGTGTCACAAGCCAAGAATGTGTTCAACGTGTTCCTGCAGTACCAC encodes the following:
- the atad1 gene encoding ATPase family AAA domain-containing protein 1 isoform X1; amino-acid sequence: MVLREVPTENITRPLGRNEVIGLLFRLTIFGAVTYFTIKWMVDAIDPTRKQKVEAKKQAEKLMDKIGVKNVKLSEYEMSIAAHLVDPLSMQQITWRDIAGLDEVITELKETVILPVQKRHLFQGSRLLQPPKGVLLYGPPGCGKTLIAKATAKEAGFRFINLQPSTLTDKWYGESQKLAAAVFSLAVKLQPSIIFIDEIDSFLRSRSSSDHEATAMMKAQFMSLWDGLDTDHYCQVIIMGATNRPQDLDSAILRRMPTRFHINQPSAKQREKILELILQDEGVDSQVNLLDVAKETDGFSGSDLREMCRDAALLCVRDFVHNQSESEDYIRPIQQSDLQKAIEKMKRSKSAGVQGMLLHAALD
- the atad1 gene encoding ATPase family AAA domain-containing protein 1 isoform X2, whose protein sequence is MVLREVPTENITRPLGRNEVIGLLFRLTIFGAVTYFTIKWMVDAIDPTRKQKVEAKKQAEKLMDKIGVKNVKLSEYEMSIAAHLVDPLSMQITWRDIAGLDEVITELKETVILPVQKRHLFQGSRLLQPPKGVLLYGPPGCGKTLIAKATAKEAGFRFINLQPSTLTDKWYGESQKLAAAVFSLAVKLQPSIIFIDEIDSFLRSRSSSDHEATAMMKAQFMSLWDGLDTDHYCQVIIMGATNRPQDLDSAILRRMPTRFHINQPSAKQREKILELILQDEGVDSQVNLLDVAKETDGFSGSDLREMCRDAALLCVRDFVHNQSESEDYIRPIQQSDLQKAIEKMKRSKSAGVQGMLLHAALD
- the LOC101174333 gene encoding multiple inositol polyphosphate phosphatase 1-like, whose product is MFRVSAPGQRRLLAGLSLVLARLCCCSAAAANVPNIAVYFGTKTRYEEVNRHLLRDVLAVNASVLKPPPTERCSPVHLTAVIRHGSRYPTVKNVRRINRLSELVRTEASRAPGGWLLDLQSRWETWYTEDMDGQLVTKGREELQQLARRLASLFPSLLSEENVRKRRVSFVSSSKHRCVSSVEAFQEGLWQHWGPSGETPAYSHRVEDELMRFFERCRGFVEGVENNRTALLEVEKFKHGEQMEAVRRRIAEMLGLPFHRLTPDLLEAAFFLCSYELSIKSLHSPWCFLFSETDAKVLEYKSDLKQYWKRSHGHAISSLASCPLFHHVFRTLDKAGRPRRSTEAAPEPASILVGHAETLLPLLSLLGLYKDETPPTASNYQSQHGRTFRTSRIVPYAANLLFVLYDCQRGPRLQMLLNETPLRFPDLPEDAPLYRDVRAAYRHLLDGCDFHTECEGRAGGRGPSTEL